One genomic window of Paenisporosarcina antarctica includes the following:
- a CDS encoding DUF3267 domain-containing protein → MQEWNHPTKIIELDIQQIGKISLFLTIILSVLLVFLNSVVHQDFSYNVSWFGLLFFLVGYIILIVLHEATHLIGFGVFGKVPWRSLDYGFNLKLGVAYATTNEAVQTKAMRKVLILPFWATGVLPAVIAIAINSPLLALLAAWLIAGAAGDFAMIKELRSVDDDAWIKDDPELPKLYVYEEK, encoded by the coding sequence ATGCAGGAATGGAATCATCCGACTAAGATTATAGAGTTAGACATTCAACAAATTGGTAAGATAAGCTTATTTTTGACCATTATCTTAAGCGTACTGCTGGTGTTTCTAAATAGCGTTGTGCATCAAGATTTCTCCTATAATGTCTCATGGTTTGGTTTACTGTTTTTCTTGGTTGGATACATAATATTAATTGTCTTACACGAAGCAACTCACTTAATAGGGTTCGGAGTGTTTGGCAAAGTTCCATGGCGTTCTCTTGACTACGGGTTTAATTTAAAACTCGGAGTGGCTTACGCTACAACAAATGAAGCCGTTCAAACCAAAGCAATGAGAAAAGTTCTGATTCTTCCTTTTTGGGCAACTGGCGTTTTACCCGCCGTCATTGCTATAGCTATTAATAGCCCGCTTCTAGCATTGCTAGCCGCTTGGTTAATAGCCGGGGCTGCTGGAGATTTCGCGATGATAAAAGAACTTCGCTCAGTTGATGATGATGCTTGGATAAAAGATGATCCAGAACTACCAAAACTATATGTTTATGAAGAGAAATAA
- the ychF gene encoding redox-regulated ATPase YchF produces MALTAGIVGLPNVGKSTLFNAITKAGAEAANYPFCTIDPNVGIVEVPDERLNKLTELVVPKKTVPTAFEFTDIAGIVKGASKGEGLGNKFLAHIREVDAICQVVRCFVDENVTHVTGKVDPISDIEVINLELILADLESVEKRLLRVGKMVKQKDKEAMAEEPVLVKLLEAFEQEKPGRSVEFTEEELRVVKGLNLLTTKPMLYVANVAEDEIANADENEYVQKVREFAKIDNAQVIVICAKIEEEMAELDDEEKAMFIEELGIKEAGLDQLVKASYKLLGFATYFTAGVQEVRAWTFRKGMKAPQCAGVIHTDFERGFIRAETVSYDDLVATGSMAAAKEAGKVRLEGKEYIVQDGDVMLFRFNV; encoded by the coding sequence ATGGCATTAACAGCAGGAATTGTAGGGTTACCAAACGTGGGTAAATCCACTTTATTTAATGCAATTACAAAAGCAGGAGCAGAGGCTGCAAACTACCCATTCTGTACGATTGATCCAAACGTAGGAATTGTTGAAGTTCCGGATGAGCGTCTTAATAAATTAACAGAACTTGTTGTTCCAAAGAAAACTGTACCTACAGCTTTTGAGTTTACGGATATTGCTGGAATTGTAAAGGGTGCTAGTAAAGGCGAAGGACTTGGAAATAAGTTTTTGGCACATATTCGTGAAGTAGACGCAATTTGCCAAGTAGTACGTTGTTTTGTTGATGAAAATGTAACGCATGTTACAGGAAAAGTAGATCCAATCTCTGATATTGAAGTAATTAATTTGGAATTAATTTTGGCTGACTTAGAGAGTGTTGAAAAACGTTTACTCCGTGTGGGTAAAATGGTGAAACAAAAAGACAAAGAAGCAATGGCCGAAGAACCGGTATTAGTCAAACTTCTTGAAGCATTTGAACAAGAAAAACCAGGTCGATCTGTTGAGTTTACAGAAGAAGAATTGCGCGTAGTTAAAGGTCTAAATTTATTAACAACTAAACCAATGCTATATGTAGCAAACGTTGCAGAAGATGAAATTGCAAATGCTGATGAAAATGAATACGTTCAAAAAGTACGTGAGTTTGCTAAGATAGACAATGCACAAGTGATTGTGATCTGCGCGAAGATAGAAGAAGAAATGGCTGAACTTGATGATGAAGAGAAAGCAATGTTCATTGAAGAGTTAGGCATTAAAGAAGCAGGCTTAGATCAATTAGTAAAAGCATCATATAAATTACTAGGATTTGCAACTTACTTTACAGCAGGTGTCCAAGAAGTACGTGCTTGGACATTCCGTAAAGGCATGAAGGCTCCTCAATGTGCTGGTGTCATCCATACAGATTTCGAGCGTGGCTTTATTCGTGCAGAGACTGTATCGTACGATGACTTAGTGGCAACTGGTTCAATGGCTGCAGCAAAAGAGGCTGGTAAAGTACGATTAGAAGGTAAAGAATATATCGTTCAAGACGGAGATGTAATGTTGTTCCGTTTTAACGTATAG
- a CDS encoding DUF951 domain-containing protein, translating into MNGQTFELGDVVEMKKQHPCGTNEWKIIRMGADVRIKCEGCQHSVMIPRREFEKKMKKVLKKAELTSEE; encoded by the coding sequence ATGAACGGACAAACTTTTGAGCTTGGTGATGTGGTTGAAATGAAAAAGCAACATCCTTGTGGGACAAATGAGTGGAAGATCATTCGAATGGGTGCTGATGTACGGATTAAGTGTGAAGGATGTCAGCATAGTGTGATGATCCCGCGTAGAGAATTTGAAAAGAAAATGAAAAAAGTGTTGAAGAAAGCAGAACTTACTTCAGAAGAATAG
- a CDS encoding mechanosensitive ion channel family protein: MTIESMMEYVKDLLLDEGLWIKTGIVILKVIAIMFVSGIVVKVCKLLIRKGFEVRMKAPLRYSERRQNTLLKLLENVLAYVVYFAAILAVLSTLGIEVAGLLAGAGVLGLAIGFGAQNLVRDVLTGFFIIFEDQFSVGDYVRIGVSEGVVQEIGLRTTKLQGLNGEIHIFPNGTIIEVVNYSLNNSVAIVDVSVAYEVDIPKAEELINQFLSELPDKYEQLVKIPELLGVQNLAASEVVLRIMAETKPMQHFAISRIIRRDLKLFMDQNGIEIPYPKMVMYQKQTGSVDSGTGDPVKHKAEGEI; this comes from the coding sequence GTGACTATTGAATCAATGATGGAATATGTTAAAGATCTCCTGTTAGATGAAGGTTTATGGATTAAAACAGGTATTGTGATATTAAAAGTAATCGCAATTATGTTTGTTTCAGGGATTGTCGTAAAAGTATGCAAACTTTTGATTCGTAAAGGTTTTGAAGTACGTATGAAAGCACCCTTACGATACTCAGAACGTAGGCAAAATACATTGCTAAAATTACTTGAAAACGTGCTAGCGTATGTTGTATATTTCGCAGCGATTTTAGCTGTACTATCTACATTAGGAATTGAAGTGGCTGGATTATTAGCTGGGGCAGGAGTCCTTGGTTTAGCCATCGGTTTTGGGGCTCAAAACTTAGTACGTGATGTCCTAACTGGATTCTTTATTATTTTTGAGGATCAATTTTCAGTAGGCGATTATGTGAGAATTGGAGTATCTGAAGGTGTCGTTCAAGAAATTGGTTTACGCACGACTAAGCTCCAAGGATTAAATGGAGAGATCCACATTTTTCCAAACGGAACGATAATTGAAGTCGTTAACTACTCCCTCAATAACTCCGTTGCGATTGTTGATGTGAGTGTTGCTTATGAGGTAGATATTCCTAAAGCAGAAGAACTTATTAATCAATTTTTATCGGAACTTCCAGATAAATATGAACAGTTAGTAAAAATTCCGGAGTTATTAGGCGTTCAAAATTTAGCAGCATCGGAAGTAGTGTTGCGAATTATGGCTGAAACAAAACCAATGCAACATTTCGCTATTTCTCGAATCATTAGAAGAGATTTAAAACTATTCATGGACCAAAATGGTATCGAAATTCCGTATCCGAAAATGGTCATGTATCAGAAGCAAACAGGCTCCGTCGATTCGGGTACTGGTGATCCTGTGAAGCACAAAGCTGAGGGGGAGATCTAA
- the yyaC gene encoding spore protease YyaC — protein sequence MFVHSTRLQSEDFSYQDLGVTWRLSSLFVQLIPFEKTHLTFCCIGTDRSTGDALGPLIGTWLREHPEFPYEVIGTLQQPLHALNLHQTIESLQARTLKPYVVAIDACLGRVEKIGHIVIEKGPLFPGKAVKKELPPVGDLSIKGIVNVGGFQEYSVLQNTRLQLPYDMGKVLSRALLLAWQRHQLKLVNNRHDDSYNHNAWQ from the coding sequence ATGTTTGTACATTCGACTCGTTTACAATCAGAAGACTTTTCCTATCAGGATTTAGGCGTTACCTGGCGCTTGAGCTCCCTTTTTGTACAACTTATTCCGTTCGAAAAAACGCATCTCACTTTTTGTTGCATTGGAACGGATAGATCCACAGGGGACGCTTTAGGTCCGCTGATCGGCACTTGGCTTAGAGAACACCCTGAATTCCCTTATGAAGTTATCGGTACATTACAACAACCTCTACACGCTTTGAATTTACATCAAACTATAGAGTCACTTCAAGCGAGAACATTAAAACCTTATGTAGTTGCAATAGATGCTTGCTTAGGAAGAGTTGAGAAAATTGGTCATATTGTTATTGAAAAAGGTCCTCTTTTTCCAGGCAAAGCGGTTAAAAAAGAATTGCCACCTGTTGGTGATCTTTCAATTAAAGGCATTGTAAATGTTGGTGGTTTTCAAGAATATAGCGTTTTACAAAACACCCGACTACAATTGCCTTATGATATGGGGAAAGTTCTATCTCGCGCACTTTTACTAGCTTGGCAACGACACCAACTGAAATTGGTAAACAATCGTCACGACGATAGCTACAACCATAATGCCTGGCAATAA